From a region of the Rhipicephalus microplus isolate Deutch F79 chromosome X, USDA_Rmic, whole genome shotgun sequence genome:
- the LOC119161541 gene encoding uncharacterized protein LOC119161541, whose protein sequence is MERKRKYNLYILDPTHDVPVRSKHRSKKTVSLDASPLPTLQNGSAQSPDLVSVVASEETLCDRSHPPVNDDSDCSGKSVESACIKSPDPTDVDSPNTDTSSESSDAETSGDEAHACEPSDGNADMDEELYPGSKITRAESILLIMGHSLRHDASKEATESLLQLLRAHLPEKTELPCSKYKFFRHFSSPESAKNRHLYCSNCCNYIGTAEMASTVFCEHCNVHHDISALLKSSSYFFSFNIESQICDILKTAEVVRAQSSPSFDVTDITTGIGYRSIPMGPNDVSLTFNTDGVPLFESSKFGFWPLLAQINELTYKDRVQRLVLAGLWFGPKKPVMNTFLLPFVKSLNVLSSTGMTWEDSHGQKKNMKVFPGPCTVDSVARCEVMGMTQFNGKYGCAWCEHPGDVIAKGNGHCRVYPVSTSAIKLRTNESFQHHAQKARRKQEQVSRGIKATSVLTLLNHFDFPTGFVVDYMHAVCAGFVKATTLLWLNSKRCRSFKLRLHLSELNEKLLSLQPIWEISRLPRSLNDLKHWKCTDWRNWLLFYSPIVLAGYVPEKNYRHWVLFVDIMYYLLSDCVALDRLNIMKNEMVKFVKEYQELYGITNMTYNAHLLLHLVDTVKHWGPLWAHSMFGFESMNGKLVKMVKGTRYPEKQIIDKFFLMQALPTLWSNVARENAHTQNLFKAQMKGYELRKRSVQNGTTTFYGKAVRSADGTHFRKMSIGNVAYCTADLDRSRRVNSFVIINGLFGRLRDISVYCSQGHEQCACLKETVLSVQVYIVKHNMLEVFCKDEPYHFVKVESTAEIKRVSLVSVEKCLALASDGDLFICRVNEKFLAEAT, encoded by the exons ATGGAACGGAAGCGAAAATACAACCTATATATTTTGGACCCAACGCACGACGTTCCTGTGCGCTCCAAGCACCGTTCGAAGAAGACAGTTTCATTGGACGCTTCGCCGCTACCCACACTACAAAATGGAAGTGCTCAATCGCCTGATTTAGTCAGTGTAGTTGCAAGCGAAGAAACGCTCTGTGACCGCAGCCATCCTCCTGTGAACGATGACTCCGACTGTTCTGGCAAGTCCGTGGAAAGTGCGTGTATCAAGTCACCCGACCCAACTGATGTCGACTCGCCGAACACGGATACAAGCAGCGAAAGTTCGGACGCGGAAACGAGTGGAGATGAAGCGCACGCATGTGAGCCATCAGACGGAAACGCCGATATG GACGAGGAGCTGTATCCAGGTTCGAAGATCACCAGGGCAGAGAGCATTTTGCTGATTATGGGCCACAGCCTCCGCCATGACGCGTCGAAAGAAGCCACCGAGAGCTTGCTTCAGTTATTGCGCGCTCATCTGCCGGAAAAAACAGAGCTGCCTTGTTCAAAGTACAAATTTTTTAGACATTTCAGCTCTCCTGAGAGTGCAAAGAACAGACATTTATACTGTAGCAATTGTTGCAACTACATTGGGACTGCTGAAATGGCATCTACCGTTTTTTGCGAGCACTGCAATGTGCATCATGACATCAGTGCACTGCTAAAAAGTTcatcatattttttttcatttaacatAGAATCACAAATCTGTGATATTTTGAAAACAGCTGAGGTTGTGCGTGCTCAGTCGTCCCCCTCTTTCGATGTCACAGACATCACGACAGGCATTGGCTACAGAAGTATTCCCATGGGTCCTAATGATGTTTCGCTGACATTTAACACCGATGGTGTTCCACTTTTTGAAAGCAGCAAGTTTGGATTCTGGCCTCTCCTTGCTCAAATTAATGAGCTGACGTATAAAGACAGGGTCCAGAGGCTCGTCCTTGCTGGTCTGTGGTTTGGGCCCAAAAAGCCTGTAATGAATACGTTCCTCCTGCCTTTTGTGAAGTCGCTGAATGTGCTTTCTTCTACCGGCATGACATGGGAAGATTCACATgggcagaaaaaaaatatgaaggtTTTCCCTGGCCCATGCACGGTGGACAGTGTCGCAAGATGTGAAGTTATGGGCATGACTCAGTTCAATGGGAAGTACGGTTGCGCATGGTGCGAGCATCCTGGAGATGTCATTGCAAAGGGTAATGGGCATTGCCGTGTCTACCCAGTCTCCACTTCTGCTATAAAGCTCCGTACTAATGAGTCATTTCAGCATCATGCCCAAAAAGCCAGAAGAAAGCAAGAGCAAGTGAGCCGTGGCATAAAGGCTACAAGTGTCCTCACGCTGCTGAACCACTTTGACTTTCCTACTGGCTTTGTGGTTGACTACATGCATGCTGTGTGTGCAGGTTTTGTAAAAGCTACGACATTGCTGTGGCTAAACTCTAAGAGGTGTCGTAgttttaagcttcgccttcacttgagtgaaTTGAACGAGAAGCTGCTCAGCCTGCAACCAATCTGGGAAATATCAAGGCTTCCAAGATCACTGAATGACCTGAAACACTGGAAATGTACTGACTGGCGGAATTGGTTGTTGTTTTATTCGCCAATTGTGTTGGCTGGCTATGTTCCAGAAAAGAATTACCGCCACTGGGTCTTATTCGTTGACATAATGTACTACTTGTTGAGCGATTGCGTAGCCCTTGACAGGCTCAACATTATGAAAAATGAAATGGTAAAGTTTGTCAAAGAGTACCAGGAGCTATATGGCATAACAAACATGACATACAATGCGCATCTGCTGCTTCACCTTGTTGACACAGTGAAGCATTGGGGTCCACTGTGGGCACATTCAATGTTCGGATTTGAATCTATGAATGGAAAGCTTGTGAAAATGGTCAAAGGGACCAGGTACCCCGAAAAACAGATTATTGACAAGTTCTTCCTCATGCAAGCCTTACCTACGCTTTGGAGTAATGTTGCAAGAGAAAATGCACACACTCAGAATTTGTTCAAGGCACAAATGAAGGGCTACGAATTAAGAAAACGATCTGTGCAGAATGGGACCACTACATTCTATGGTAAAGCAGTGCGAAGTGCGGATGGCACTCATTTTCGAAAGATGAGCATCGGAAACGTTGCATATTGCACTGCGGATCTGGACAGATCGCGAAGGGTAAATTCATTCGTCATTATCAATGGGTTGTTTGGCCGCCTTCGGGACATTAGTGTGTACTGCTCACAGGGGCATGAACAGTGTGCATGCCTAAAGGAGACAGTGCTCTCTGTTCAGGTGTACATTGTGAAGCACAACATGCTTGAGGTGTTCTGCAAGGATGAACCCTACCATTTTGTTAAAGTTGAATCTACTGCTGAAATCAAGCGTGTGTCACTTGTTTCAGTGGAAAAATGTCTTGCACTGGCTTCCGATGGGGATTTGTTTATTTGCAGAGTGAATGAAAAGTTCCTTGCTGAGGCCACGTAG